A region from the Branchiostoma floridae strain S238N-H82 chromosome 9, Bfl_VNyyK, whole genome shotgun sequence genome encodes:
- the LOC118422411 gene encoding titin-like isoform X4, with the protein MPPTSLKDVVQPASLGFTRVLTTIQVDVNIDDLGNVRIDCVREDKDLGTRALLPRKSYWTEEYRWDRLTVGSPVERRNWSLKSIAEGVDAPAEEYLRYIEGRTSPEPEASAAVPETEEPESTDGEKTEDSDVSYPIPAINNLDTAVEADETFSSEEEEGEDRPPAPPPRVDSVTIEEEEEPDETITETDITPDRTQPEDAEEQEVEEVVLRIVEPLDETVLETVRKSEQVYALPPESQGITQDTSIEDTIIPDSDQQVEDIEEAGVDKAESDEEVVDDSQLKSPTKRVRFSPEAIYVSTAQEDIEEDEEGVTLSPIPEEDTTPGKQIKEPDTTHEEGEEDDSDATEEVQDTKISVEVDVHVSADQEEAEDADEDAPLAEEEILTSDDEATGSTADDKEETQTEVTEEGEPKEEESGPSAEEAHDSKDEADDKEQDEEGEEPQASDEKASMEEEEPSQEDEAVKEEEAVLDESDVSSVPRESLGEEELQALISDDWYLLTCDEAVDDDDFPPLYGYWPPKSPVGGQVSEPVVVEFAESYAEVLKKAPPLAEEETQPEDETPTDTETPQEDEATSDDKAPSKDETPSDDEVGPEEKTLPEDETSTDTKTPQEDEATSQDKSPPQDEAASDDEAIPEEEALPEDETSPEEEVTSKDEVPSEEEPTDKDAKEDDSTPVGPEDTPKDEESEPEEEKTTPKADEPEESQDEDTKASEDSPSPKEEISTPDDEKDQESEEEEKSQPPSTKQPAKEEEDPQPTEPAATKFAESFAAVVTKPPPVVEEVVEEAEPVESIPPTQDSGQAEDVSSEKEEEQEDGQTGEHAVPEEKGEDEVEELSKDDDHDTEPQETMADEKDEKLSVSDGATSGDEVVEIPSEVTVGDDKADDEEDIDGGSLEAVRGDTPTDEDLSEKADFESSEKTEGEDSTGADTSSVGSTEHDLKKSDDAGEISADDLPTDKADAIKPSADDNIEEGKDTPAEESVEETITSDHEASDDDAEEPVKEEDNKRSPLQRQGAMSKGESVESQESATSADTSDKAAVSKAPAKSSSTDESDNQDEVKATDDTPEEDVETGDDEDDALNKVQEGEVLEDKTRGTKNEDSSDSEDDSSSKIQPQALATGESPPRDDTKEQCEFSAVTSADREYQPNTGASDQGNTECDSDGHCCSEPPQAVSLPQSEMSCPEQDTGMLRVLPWARWEKIDDTSPRTVRRRPPSLELEAPVCEATSEESSPIQQSAEPKDIKEANESTPRRRSSTSSADTSEEEEEEEEAISSGDEEGEFDVPERTESPEERMTRTDAWATSGGTLYIGSATRMVRKQLPDIPEHSGENDSEASDNDDDDNQQDEVERPRQSAKLADSGSSEYTHDRHHEEAESSEESELNEEELHYLDDDDEEQVMMVEENIPEGNPLYLRQVQGEIYMSENTLTKGDTSSDDSEDEDKQQADLLREHDRLVELQEDLFEKDSLDDVDYHVTSSDLLGERDDQSNLSATEPTDYRCDDVQDEDLITVEQANPSNANEIFVASEGPGEDMDSDHEEFQVTVSEKHLADTSTQHLIVITKDTDEEKDRCEEKTSMDSFESTGPSTEGSSDISDDDASGKLKRRRRQKYGAQRSFTESIHHDPDSPTYISRMQFQFRSSQSDSDTEQHVESLPEEQECTPTQENIPFDLVAGISQQGEVIRTVEDEVNDDSTEKAVQEQVADSVVGNDQEDDTFDQLSLGQGTDTDMEPVISSDVSKDDSRRRSAEYTDSSDSESDTDSESETSADSILAAPGDGSGPSGPSGGQYRTPIATVPVTSYYVTSGVPFTMDPTNSDHVEIPPMPTSPRHSWGMQASYTFEEHQPVTTGLLTPIINGHIPVVKHHVQYDDLKRPIIPILLDIGDKLSPEYSGEAKTSTTASEREMLSPSPYDNLLESDLAEGEAQEGLNVESLQPMSCRCVAPPPDRKPFESPSDELELPPNPDFEPMDCLCTHPQKEARVVWSPKHTPSPRHSPQNVERCYEAISNTLATSRQNYVECKRQEHDAEEDETSLLNQSQPLHGDDLIEDMSEGRTVTMLQFDMDDDRSSATSSPLSVHSTHLGTPPELEEELDDSPAFSPTRQILDTFVPVSPPLREIRHPGITQDAIRAPRARRSTEIEDSASPEMHSPTPNRDSELKTPTGSLLFPYDKIHGPYPPPQDQPSFVTPDRRTQVKRKRPSDEVQGTSPRPTYKSPVRQRTDSPVEKCLSPTDHRPKDASPCKIPDDFPKLCTGKVRSMVNKWEGIVKQEPPKSPVMTTSSPSTPEIPRYGERDVISPPFSHHGSSPYYMSRRRTEVKSPEGAVAKQQKVPKHNVDVSARRPLHETQILTDEEDSTVASTEYGVQFQPTAHEDDAEKVLVYGYEVEWDIPRLQVCLSPLEGFDDDEDSMSDDVTISSLTETDGEGGVSASLSSLEEYILDPARILGKAVSLTELPMSPVEEEEESPAEESSTQSSSNTKEALSSHSVWERLGVLETPCPYFCQMWLPMLKYHLLDFQ; encoded by the exons GACTGAGGAATACAGATGGGATAGACTTACGGTCGGATCGCCAGTCGAGAGGAGAAATTGGTCCCTGAAGAGTATCGCAGAAGGGGTTGACGCCCCAGCAGAGGAGTACCTACGGTACATCGAAGGAAGGACAAGCCCCGAACCAGAAGCATCGGCGGCTGTGCCAGAGACAGAGGAACCGGAGTCGACAGACGGAGAGAAGACAGAAGACAGTGACGTAAGCTATCCCATTCCTGCAATCAACAACCTCGACACAGCAGTCGAGGCTGATGAGACTTTCAgttctgaagaagaagaaggagaggaCAGACCACCTGCTCCTCCTCCCAGGGTTGATAGTGTTACCATCGAAGAAGAGGAAGAACCAGACGAGACAATAACAGAAACAGACATCACACCCGATAGAACACAACCAGAAGATGCAGAAGAACAGGAAGTAGAAGAGGTTGTGTTAAGAATTGTAGAACCGTTGGACGAAACTGTCTTAGAAACCGTAAGAAAGTCTGAGCAAGTATACGCACTTCCACCGGAATCCCAAGGCATCACACAAGACACTTCCATTGAAGACACCATCATTCCAGATTCAGATCAGCAAGTAGAAGACATAGAAGAGGCAGGTGTAGACAAAGCTGAGTCTGATGAGGAAGTAGTAGACGATTCCCAGTTGAAATCCCCAACCAAAAGAGTGCGTTTTAGTCCTGAGGCAATATATGTCAGCACCGCCCAAGAAGATATAGAGGAAGATGAAGAAGGTGTGACATTGTCCCCAATCCCCGAAGAAGACACAACCCCGGGAAAGCAGATCAAGGAACCCGATACAACTCATGAAGAAGGTGAGGAAGATGATAGTGATGCTACAGAAGAAGTACAAGATACCAAAATATCAGTAGAAGTAGACGTGCACGTCTCAGCAGATCAGGAAGAAGCTGAAGATGCTGATGAAGATGCACCTCTTGCAGAAGAAGAGATTCTCACAAGCGACGACGAAGCAACGGGATCAACAGCAGACGACAAGGAAGAAACCCAAACAGAAGTTACAGAAGAAGGTGAACCCAAGGAAGAAGAGAGTGGGCCTTCTGCAGAAGAAGCTCACGACAGCAAAGACGAAGCTGATGACAAGGAGCAAGACGAGGAGGGAGAGGAGCCTCAAGCTTCAGATGAGAAAGCTTCGATGGAAGAGGAAGAACCATCGCAGGAGGACGAAGCTGTAAAGGAAGAAGAAGCAGTATTGGATGAATCGGATGTCTCTTCCGTTCCCAGGGAATCACTTGGGGAGGAAGAGCTTCAG GCACTGATATCCGATGACTGGTATCTGCTAACGTGCGACGAggctgttgatgatgatgacttcccCCCGCTGTACGGCTATTGGCCGCCAAAGTCGCCAGTGGGAGGGCAG GTTTCTGAACCCGTTGTCGTTGAGTTTGCCGAGTCTTATGCAGAGGTGCTGAAAAAG GCACCTCCACTAGCAGAAGAGGAAACCCAACCAGAGGACGAAACTCCTACTGATACTGAAACACCTCAAGAGGACGAGGCCACTTCGGATGACAAAGCTCCTTCAAAAGACGAAACTCCATCAGATGATGAAGTCGGTCCTGAGGAGAAAACTCTTCCAGAGGATGAAACTTCAACTGATACTAAAACACCTCAAGAGGATGAGGCCACTTCACAAGACAAATCTCCTCCACAAGATGAAGCTGCATCGGATGATGAAGCCATTCCTGAGGAGGAAGCTCTTCCAGAGGATGAAACTTCCCCAGAAGAGGAAGTCACTTCAAAGGATGAAGTTCCTTCAGAGGAGGAACCCACTGACAAAGATGCTAAGGAAGACGATAGTACACCCGTTGGTCCCGAAGATACTCCGAAGGACGAG GAATCCGAACCAGAAGAGGAGAAGACAACACCAAAAGCAGATGAACCAGAGGAAAGCCAAGATGAAGACACTAAGGCCTCAGAGGACAGTCCATCTCCAAAAGAAGAG ATATCTACCCCGGATGACGAAAAAGATCAGGAATCCGAAGAGGAGGAAAAGAGTCAACCACCTTCCACCAAACAACCGGCAAAAGAGGAGGAAGACCCTCAG CCGACAGAGCCAGCTGCCACAAAATTCGCGGAATCTTTCGCTGCCGTCGTTACAAAG CCACCACCGGTTGTTGAAGAGGTCGTAGAAGAAGCCGAGCCAGTAGAGTCAATACCGCCTACACAAGATTCAGGGCAGGCAGAAGACGTCTCGTCTGAAAAAGAGGAAGAACAAGAAGACGGCCAGACAGGGGAGCATGCGGTTCCTGAAGAAAAAGGAGAAGATGAAGTTGAAGAGTTGTCTAAAGACGATGATCATGATACTGAACCGCAAGAAACCATGGCTGACGAAAAAGATGAAAAACTGTCAGTCAGTGATGGTGCAACCTCTGGTGATGAGGTTGTCGAGATTCCGTCAGAAGTGACGGTAGGCGATGACAAAGCAGATGATGAAGAAGATATCGACGGTGGAAGCTTAGAAGCCGTAAGAGGCGACACACCCACAGACGAAGACCTATCTGAGAAGGCAGACTTCGAGTCGTCTGAGAAAACGGAGGGCGAAGACAGCACAGGTGCTGACACAAGTTCTGTGGGCAGCACGGAACATGACTTGAAAAAATCAGATGATGCAGGCGAGATATCTGCTGATGATCTACCAACAGATAAAGCAGATGCCATCAAACCATCAGCAGATGACAACATTGAAGAGGGGAAAGATACCCCTGCAGAAGAGTCCGTTGAAGAAACCATCACGTCAGATCACGAAGCCAGCGATGATGATGCTGAAGAGCCTGTCAAAGAGGAAGACAACAAGCGAAGCCCGTTACAGCGTCAGGGAGCAATGTCGAAAGGAGAATCTGTCGAGAGCCAAGAGTCAGCTACTTCCGCTGATACCAGCGATAAAGCTGCTGTCTCAAAAGCACCAGCCAAATCCTCATCTACAGACGAGTCAGACAACCAAGATGAGGTAAAAGCAACCGATGACACCCCGGAAGAAGATGTAGAAACGGGTGACGATGAAGACGATGCTTTGAATAAGGTACAGGAGGGAGAGGTTCTCGAGGACAAGACACGTGGAACCAAAAACGAAGACTCGTCTGACAGTGAGGATGACAGTAGCTCTAAGATCCAACCACAAGCACTAGCCACAGGTGAGTCACCACCAAGGGATGATACGAAAGAACAGTGTGAGTTTTCAGCTGTAACAAGCGCAGATCGTGAATATCAACCTAACACGGGGGCTTCAGATCAGGGAAACACAGAGTGTGATTCTGATGGTCATTGTTGTAGCGAGCCGCCGCAAGCAGTGTCTTTGCCACAGAGTGAAATGTCATGCCCCGAGCAAGATACAGGAATGCTCCGGGTGCTGCCGTGGGCTAGATGGGAGAAGATCGATGACACCTCCCCGCGGACGGTACGGCGGAGACCGCCATCCCTCGAACTCGAAGCACCCGTCTGTGAGGCCACGTCGGAAGAATCATCTCCGATACAACAGAGTGCTGAGCCAAAGGACATAAAG GAGGCCAATGAGTCGACGCCAAGGAGGAGAAGCTCAACGTCATCAGCTGATACAtcagaggaagaagaggaggaggaagaagccATTTCTTCTGGTGACGAGGAGGGTGAGTTTGACGTACCAGAGAGAACAGAATCTCCAGAAGAAAGGATGACACGCACAGACGCGTGGGCGACCTCAGGCGGAACCTTGTACATAGGCTCGGCTACTAGAATGGTAAGGAAGCAGCTGCCGGACATTCCCGAACACAGCGGGGAGAACGACTCGGAAGCCTCCGAcaatgacgatgatgataaCCAGCAAGACGAAGTAGAGAGACCGAGGCAAAGTGCAAAGCTAGCAGATTCAGGCAGTAGCGAGTATACACACGATAGGCATCACGAAGAAGCTGAGAGTTCTGAAGAATCAGAACTAAACGAAGAAGAACTCCATTATCTAGACGACGATGATGAAGAGCAGGTCATGATGGTTGAGGAAAACATACCTGAGGGTAATCCGCTATACTTGCGACAAGTTCAGGGAGAAATATACATGTCAGAGAACACACTCACAAAGGGTGATACATCTTCAGATGATTCGGAGGACGAAGACAAACAGCAGGCTGATCTTCTAAGGGAACACGATCGGCTGGTGGAGTTACAGGAGGATCTCTTCGAGAAAGACAGTTTGGATGACGTAGACTATCACGTGACGTCTTCTGACCTGTTGGGAGAACGTGACGACCAATCAAATCTGTCTGCAACAGAACCGACCGATTACCGGTGTGACGACGTTCAGGATGAAGATCTGATAACGGTTGAACAGGCAAATCCCTCAAATGCCAATGAAATCTTCGTGGCGTCTGAGGGACCAGGTGAAGATATGGATTCTGATCATGAAGAATTTCAGGTGACAGTGTCAGAGAAGCACCTGGCAGACACATCAACACAGCACCTTATAGTCATAACAAAAGATACAGATGAGGAGAAAGATCGTTGTGAGGAAAAGACATCTATGGACTCATTCGAAAGTACCGGTCCTTCTACTGAAGGCAGTTCAGACATTTCTGACGACGACGCTTCTGGCAAACTGAAGCGACGACGCAGACAAAAGTACGGTGCACAGCGTTCTTTTACGGAATCTATCCACCATGATCCGGACAGTCCAACGTacatatctcgaatgcagtttCAGTTCAGATCATCTCAATCGGATTCAGATACAGAGCAACATGTGGAGAGTCTTCCAGAGGAGCAGGAGTGCACACCGACACAGGAAAATATTCCTTTCGATTTGGTGGCTGGAATAAGTCAACAAGGCGAGGTAATACGTACTGTTGAAGATGAGGTTAATGATGACAGCACAGAAAAAGCAGTGCAAGAACAAGTGGCTGATTCTGTGGTTGGCAACGATCAAGAGGACGATACTTTTGATCAACTTTCACTGGGGcaaggtacagatacagatatggaaCCTGTTATTTCATCTGATGTATCTAAAGATGATAGTCGGCGAAGATCTGCAGAGTACACCGATTCGTCTGATTCTGAAAGTGACACCGACTCAGAATCTGAAACGTCTGCGGACTCCATCCTTGCCGCACCTGGCGACGGTAGCGGACCGTCGGGTCCATCTGGTGGCCAATACCGTACGCCAATTGCAACCGTCCCCGTGACGTCGTACTACGTAACATCAGGTGTTCCATTCACCATGGACCCAACGAATTCTGACCACGTGGAGATCCCACCCATGCCAACATCACCGAGGCATAGCTGGGGTATGCAGGCAAGCTACACCTTTGAGGAACACCAGCCCGTGACCACCGGTCTGCTGACCCCTATCATCAATGGCCACATCCCTGTGGTCAAGCATCACGTCCAGTACGATGACCTGAAGCGTCCAATCATACCCATCTTGTTGGACATTGGCGACAAGCTTAGCCCTGAATACTCGGGTGAAGCTAAAACATCAACAACCGCCAGCGAACGGGAAATGTTGTCCCCATCGCCGTACGACAATCTTCTAGAATCAGACCTAGCTGAAGGGGAGGCTCAGGAAGGTCTGAACGTAGAGAGTCTACAGCCGATGAGCTGTCGCTGCGTCGCCCCACCACCAGACCGAAAACCATTCGAGTCACCGTCCGATGAACTCGAACTCCCACCCAACCCCGACTTTGAACCGATGGACTGTCTTTGCACCCATCCTCAGAAGGAAGCCAGAGTGGTCTGGTCGCCAAAGCATACACCAAGTCCACGGCATTCTCCACAGAACGTTGAACGATGTTATGAAGCCATTTCGAACACGCTTGCCACAAGCAGGCAAAACTACGTCGAGTGCAAGAGGCAGGAGCACGACGCTGAAGAAGACGAAACATCCTTATTGAATCAAAGCCAACCATTACACGGCGATGATTTAATCGAGGATATGTCTGAAGGCAGAACTGTTACAATGTTGCAGTTCGATATGGATGACGATAGGTCGTCAGCAACATCGTCCCCGCTCAGCGTCCACTCTACCCACCTTGGCACTCCGCCAGAGCTTGAAGAGGAACTCGATGATAGTCCTGCCTTTTCCCCAACGCGGCAGATACTTGACACTTTTGTCCCCGTATCTCCTCCTTTGAGAGAAATCAGACATCCTGGCATCACCCAGGACGCAATCCGTGCCCCAAGAGCTCGCAGATCTACAGAAATCGAAGACTCTGCGAGTCCAGAAATGCACAGCCCAACGCCAAACAGGGACAGTGAGCTTAAAACGCCGACAGGTTCTCTACTCTTTCCTTATGACAAAATTCACGGACCCTATCCACCACCACAGGATCAGCCTAGCTTTGTAACCCCGGACAGAAGAACGCAGGTAAAACGGAAGAGACCATCTGATGAAGTTCAGGGTACAAGTCCTCGCCCTACGTACAAGTCACCGGTAAGACAGCGCACAGATTCTCCTGTAGAGAAATGTTTGTCTCCAACTGATCATCGACCTAAAGATGCTTCTCCGTGTAAGATACCGGATGACTTTCCTAAGCTGTGCACCGGAAAAGTTCGGTCCATGGTTAACAAATGGGAAGGAATAGTGAAACAGGAACCACCAAAAAGTCCTGTGATGACGACAAGTTCTCCCAGCACACCGGAAATCCCCAGATACGGGGAACGGGATGTCATTTCTCCGCCGTTTAGTCACCACGGCTCTTCTCCATACTACATGTCGAGGAGAAGAACTGAAGTAAAATCGCCAGAGGGCGCTGTAGCCAAACAGCAGAAGGTGCCAAAGCACAACGTCGATGTGTCTGCCAGACGACCACTTCATGAAACTCAGATCCTCACAGACGAAGAGGATAGCACGGTTGCATCGACAGAATACGGTGTTCAGTTTCAACCAACCGCTCACGAAGACGACGCTGAAAAGGTCTTGGTGTACGGTTACGAAGTCGAGTGGGATATCCCGCGGTTGCAGGTCTGCCTCAGCCCGCTAGAGGGCTTCGATGATGACGAGGACAGTatgagtgatgacgtcaccatcaGTAGTCTGACGGAAACTGATGGAGAGGGTGGAGTGTCTGCATCTTTGTCGTCTCTGGAGGAGTACATCCTCGACCCAGCCCGCATACTCGGTAAGGCGGTCAGCCTTACAGAGCTGCCCATGAGTCCGgtagaggaagaagaggaaagtCCAGCGGAGGAAAGCAGCACGCAGAGTAGCAGCAACAC GAAAGAGGCGCTAAGTTCCCATAGCGTGTGGGAAAGGCTGGGAGTACTGGAGACCCCATGCCCTTATTTCTGCCAAATGTGGCTGCCGATGCTGAAATATCACCTGCTGGATTTCCAGTAG